A region from the Triticum aestivum cultivar Chinese Spring chromosome 3D, IWGSC CS RefSeq v2.1, whole genome shotgun sequence genome encodes:
- the LOC123075999 gene encoding 23 kDa jasmonate-induced protein codes for MASGVFGTPISEKTVLATGEYKEPITQKDVADYTMKMINAGGKDINAQTFVDNLKERYGNGISVKCLIYNATGATLNLANYKDWHGHIYDTPYPSDIQNGQWGAFLHVHPSGAAVGSAGAVVYRTKVPSSRSSCDWLFSWTVPYIGANGIYTEIREEGHYPSVGSWDYIYDVKLENADLNSTDKNYGYVSKTNIGEGSTMNARGVFQFPY; via the exons ATGGCCTCAGGAGTGTTTGGTACCCCCATTTCGGAGAAGACGGTGCTAGCCACTGGAGAGTATAAGGAACCAATTACTCAAAAGGATGTTGCAGACTATACCATGAAGATGATCAACGCCGGTGGTAAGGATATTAACGCACAAACCTTCGTCGACAACCTCAAGGAGAG GTACGGTAACGGAATATCTGTAAAATGCCTCATCTACAATGCCACCGGTGCCACTTTGAACTTGGCTAACTACAAAGATTGGCACGGCCATATCTACGATACACCCTACCCATCAGATATTCAGAATGGGCAATGGGGGGCATTTCTCCACGTCCACCCAAGTGGTGCTGCGGTTGGTTCAGCTGGTGCCGTTGTGTATCGTACCAAGGTCCCCTCCAGCAGGAGCTCCTGCGATTGGTTGTTCTCCTGGACCGTCCCCTACATTGGTGCCAATGGG ATCTACACCGAAATCCGTGAGGAAGGGCACTATCCAAGTGTGGGAAGCTGGGATTATATCTATGATGTGAAGCTGGAAAATGCAGATCTCAACTCTACTGATAAAAACTATGGATATGTTTCCAAGACTAACATCGGTGAAGGCTCTACCATGAACGCCCGTGGAGTTTTCCAGTTTCCCTACTAG
- the LOC123075998 gene encoding uncharacterized protein, producing MSRDPVDLSPGQLHKLAELIHRQEVQKLQELKFESYAEQQKYLKDAKDARDKVYHVLESAQDMIAQTKDPAKQQIAKDVNDYCTKTIGTSLQFIRSYNTRLTYLDKLKTHSDDLINQLKWLNPATQQKEAQRLALEAGMYKKAALDNAKKFQHFVPNQFSKWLKESKILFEDLVQDNMAKLGFRGAFKNLGDIQKLQVYDNIIAQAGQGKPVVTYTFEALGKFGVAVLVFTAGVMVWDIFTAEDKLEAVVRNSVTALTAAVGLVVGDLAAAAVEAGFIALNIQIASAAVTVVGAVVGFGIGVVIGIAAGALLDLIFSSGTSQVKITDGLTVCRVAPMPDGLPLARLVKHNYPEL from the exons ATGTCTCGTGATCCAGTTGATTTAAGTCCAGGTCAGCTACATAAGCTAGCTGAGTTGATCCACCGACAAGAAGTGCAGAAGCTTCAAGAGCTTAAGTTCGAGTCATATGCGGAGCAGCAAAAGTATCTCAAAGATGCGAAAGATGCCCGTGATAAGGTGTACCATGTCCTTGAAAGTGCACAGGACATGATAGCGCAAACCAAGGATCCTGCCAAGCAACAAATTGCCAAGGATGTCAATGACTACTGCACCAAGACTATTGGCACATCCCTCCAATTCATCCGTAGTTACAACACACGTCTCACCTACCTTGACAAGCTCAAGACCCACAGTGATGATCTCATCAACCAGCTAAAGTGGCTCAATCCAGCCACCCAGCAGAAGGAAGCTCAGCGCCTTGCTCTTGAGGCCGGCATGTATAAGAAAGCTGCGCTTGACAATgccaaaaagtttcagcattttgtaccaaatcaattctcaAAATGGCTCAAGGAAAGCAAAATCTTGTTTGAAGATCTTGTGCAAGA TAATATGGCAAAGCTTGGTTTTAGGGGGGCTTTCAAAAACTTGGGTGATATACAAAAGCTACAG GTATATGACAATATTATTGCACAAGCCGGACAAGGAAAACCCGTGGTGACTTACACATTTGAAGCTTTGGGAAAATTCGGGGTTGCAGTTTTGGTTTTTACAGCAGGTGTAATGGTGTGGGACATATTCACTGCAGAGGATAAGCTGGAGGCAGTGGTTAGGAATTCAGTGACTGCTTTAACTGCAGCAGTTGGCCTTGTGGTGGGAGacctagctgctgctgctgtagAAGCTGGATTCATAGCGCTTAACATCCAAATCGCTTCTGCAGCTGTCACGGTAGTCGGAGCAGTCGTCGGGTTCGGAATTGGTGTGGTCATTGGGATTGCTGCAGGTGCACTGCTTGACTTGATTTTCAGCAGTGGAACGAGCCAGGTGAAGATAACAGACGGGCTTACTGTTTGCCGTGTGGCACCTATGCCCGATGGTCTTCCACTTGCTCGTCTGGTGAAGCACAATTACCCAGAACTGTGA